A genome region from Primulina eburnea isolate SZY01 chromosome 9, ASM2296580v1, whole genome shotgun sequence includes the following:
- the LOC140842108 gene encoding uncharacterized protein produces MIIISWNCRGLGQPRAVPVLCELIRTHKADVVFLSETLVYSSRIEEIRVKLGFAGALSVDRVGRSGGLALLWRHKDLCTIKDFSRNHINAEIKEDDKPTWRITCFYGLPERQRKRDSWNLLQRLSGLSNLPWCCIGDFNDILSFEEKKRRVEHPQWLINGFRETISACGLIDLPLIGYPFTWGRSRGTPNAVEERIDRALAIPSWSSIFPQAKLFNQSAPLSDHNPILLQTETPTQFAKRRGFRFENTWLNEPGFTEVVKQSWEKSHVTRLSDRLAMTADSLQQWGRRVTHKYRYEIEKCKRKIEELRSRDDRESVNHLQETNSKLIRLLIQEENFWKQRAKTYWLKEGDLNSKFFHKTATIRKESNKIKKLTDGTGNSFEHIDDLCRIAKQHYTDVYSPIMANCEVVISKITPMVSESDKRDLLMPLRTDEVKEALFQMHGDKSPGPHGYNPAFFQKFWNLVEQDVFNECSNWWMNCCFPEHLNDTHIALIPKGENHNSMNDFRPISLSNEEECGILKQLLRDYEKASGQSINFSKSGIMFSSNLAREDQQTLSDIFGITKDMRAGKYLGLPSLIGKNKREIFNYIKDRLWKRIHSWRGKYLSKAGREILIKSVAQALPSYCMNVFLLPKSTIDELQRIMNSFWWGARPNGNRGIKWLSWERLCTRKIHGGMSFRNLKSFNLAMLGKQAWNLISKPLSLMARILKAKYFPISSFMEASLGHNPSYIWRSLWNSKFIMNKGIRWRVGDGHNIRVWKDPWLRDSQNFYLDSPPVIGMESMTVNELINPFTHQWDKEQLQVLFGDRDVREIVVSRCLI; encoded by the exons ATGATTATTATAAGTTGGAACTGCCGAGGACTCGGCCAGCCTCGAGCAGTTCCTGTCCTATGTGAGTTGATCCGAACTCACAAGGCTGATGTTGTGTTTCTCTCTGAAACACTGGTTTATTCATCCCGCATTGAAGAAATTAGAGTTAAACTTGGATTCGCTGGAGCACTATCTGTTGATCGAGTTGGTCGAAGTGGAGGGCTAGCACTGTTATGGCGCCACAAAGACCTCTGTACTATCAAAGACTTTTCAAGAAACCATATAAACGCTGAGATTAAAGAAGACGACAAACCCACCTGGAGAATCACATGCTTCTATGGCCTCCCAGAAAGACAAAGAAAAAGAGATTCATGGAACCTTTTACAAAGACTGTCTGGCCTATCAAATCTTCCTTGGTGCTGCATTGGAGATTTTAATGATATCCTTAgctttgaagaaaaaaaaagaagggtGGAACACCCCCAATGGCTCATAAATGGATTCCGAGAAACCATCTCGGCTTGCGGATTGATTGATTTACCACTGATAGGTTACCCTTTCACTTGGGGTAGAAGTCGAGGAACCCCAAATGCAGTTGAAGAAAGAATTGATCGGGCCCTAGCCATACCAAGCTGGTCTTCTATCTTTCCACAGGCTAAACTGTTTAATCAAAGCGCACCTCTCTCAGACCACAACCCAATTCTTCTCCAAACTGAAACCCCGACTCAGTTTGCAAAACGCCGGGGCTTTCGATTTGAGAACACATGGCTTAACGAACCAGGCTTCACTGAAGTTGTAAAACAAAGCTGGGAGAAATCTCATGTTACCCGTCTCTCAGATAGATTAGCAATGACTGCAGATTCTCTACAACAATGGGGAAGACGAGTCACCCATAAATACCGATATGAGATTGAAAAATGTAAAAGGAAAATTGAAGAACTTCGATCCAGAGATGACAGGGAATCAGTAAACCATCTTCAGGAAACAAACTCAAAACTCATAAGATTATTAATTCAAGAAGAGAACTTCTGGAAGCAACGCGCCAAAACTTACTGGTTAAAGGAGGGAGATCTGAACTCAAAATTCTTCCACAAGACAGCCACAATCCGAAAAGAGTCCAACAAAATCAAAAAACTCACCGATGGTACAGGTAATTCCTTTGAACACATTGACGATTTATGCAGAATTGCCAAGCAGCATTATACTGATGTGTACTCTCCGATCATGGCAAATTGCGAAGTGGTCATTTCGAAAATTACTCCAATGGTTTCTGAATCAGACAAAAGAGACCTGCTTATGCCACTTCGCACTGATGAAGTAAAAGAGGCACTATTCCAAATGCATGGTGATAAGTCGCCTGGACCCCATGGATACAACCCTGCATTCTTCCAAAAATTTTGGAACTTGGTCGAGCAAGATGTATTCAACGAATGCTCTAACTGGTGGATGAACTGCTGCTTCCCAGAACACTTGAATGATACTCACATAGCACTCATTCCCAAAGGAGAGAATCATAACAGCATGAATGACTTTCGGCCTATCTCCCTCT CGAATGAGGAAGAATGCGGAATCTTGAAGCAACTATTGAGGGATTATGAAAAGGCCTCTGGACAGTCTATAAATTTCTCAAAGTCTGGTATCATGTTCAGCAGCAACCTAGCTCGAGAAGATCAACAAACTCTATCAGACATCTTTGGCATTACAAAAGATATGCGAGCTGGAAAATATCTCGGCCTACCTTCGCTCATaggaaaaaataaaagagaaatATTCAATTACATAAAGGACAGACTTTGGAAACGAATCCACAGCTGGAGGGGTAAATACCTATCCAAAGCAGGAAGAGAAATATTGATCAAATCGGTTGCCCAAGCCCTCCCTTCTTATTGTATGAATGTATTCCTACTACCAAAATCTACCATTGACGAACTCCAACGAATCATGAACTCGTTCTGGTGGGGTGCTCGGCCAAATGGTAATCGGGGAATAAAATGGTTAAGCTGGGAGCGTCTCTGTACTAGAAAGATCCATGGGGGAATGAGCTTTAGAAACTTAAAATCATTCAACCTAGCAATGTTGGGTAAACAAGCATGGAATCTAATCTCTAAACCCTTGTCTCTTATGGCCAGGATACTAAAAGCGAAATATTTCCCCATCTCAAGCTTCATGGAGGCCTCGCTTGGCCATAATCCCAGTTATATCTGGCGGAGCCTGTGGAACTCCAAGTTTATCATGAATAAAGGGATCCGCTGGCGAGTGGGAGATGGACATAATATTCGTGTGTGGAAGGATCCTTGGTTACGAGACTCACAAAACTTCTATCTTGATTCACCCCCAGTAATAGGCATGGAATCAATGACTGTAAATGAACTCATCAACCCCTTCACTCACCAATGGGATAAAGAACAGCTACAAGTCCTCTTCGGCGATCGCGACGTTAGAGAaattgtagtatcccgatgcctaatttga